A genomic region of Janthinobacterium lividum contains the following coding sequences:
- a CDS encoding type II secretion system F family protein: MDTSYYVFGALIFIAVLLLVTGLYQSWNNVRGPESERVARRLRVMSAGAHAGEQNTSMIKQRLLSDTPALQKLLLEVPRVHALDRLLEQSGLTWSVAQWAMLVLLAFLVGLVGASLIDLPWLLRLLVAAACALLPLYYIERAKAHRLQRIGQQLPDALELMSRALRAGHAFPTALKMVGEEMNAPLADEFRIAFDEVNFGIAMPDALMNLATRVPSTDVRYFVIAVLIQRETGGNLSELLDSISHIIRERIKLLGQVRVLSAEARLSAWILALLPFGAAAMIQLTNPTFLELLYRDPGGQKMLVGALLLMLVGVIVMRKVIHIRV; the protein is encoded by the coding sequence ATGGACACCAGTTATTACGTCTTCGGGGCCCTCATCTTCATCGCCGTGCTGCTGCTCGTCACGGGCCTGTACCAGAGCTGGAACAATGTGCGCGGGCCGGAATCGGAACGGGTGGCGCGGCGCCTGCGCGTGATGTCGGCCGGGGCCCACGCGGGCGAGCAGAACACGTCGATGATCAAGCAGCGCCTGCTCAGCGACACACCGGCGCTGCAGAAGCTGCTGCTGGAAGTACCGCGCGTGCATGCACTCGACCGCCTGCTGGAACAGTCAGGGCTGACGTGGAGCGTGGCACAGTGGGCCATGCTGGTGCTGCTGGCCTTCCTCGTCGGCCTGGTCGGCGCCAGCCTGATCGACTTGCCCTGGCTGCTGCGCCTGCTGGTAGCGGCCGCCTGTGCGCTGCTGCCCCTGTACTACATCGAGCGCGCCAAGGCGCACCGCCTGCAGCGCATCGGCCAGCAGTTGCCAGACGCGCTGGAACTCATGAGCCGCGCCCTGCGCGCCGGCCATGCCTTTCCCACGGCCCTGAAAATGGTCGGCGAGGAAATGAACGCGCCGCTGGCCGACGAATTTCGCATCGCCTTCGACGAAGTCAACTTCGGCATCGCCATGCCGGACGCGCTGATGAACCTGGCCACGCGCGTGCCCAGCACGGATGTGCGCTATTTCGTCATCGCCGTGCTGATCCAGCGCGAGACGGGTGGCAATCTGTCGGAATTGCTCGATAGCATCAGTCACATCATCCGCGAACGCATCAAGCTGCTGGGGCAGGTACGCGTGCTGTCGGCCGAGGCGCGGCTGTCGGCCTGGATCCTGGCGCTGCTGCCATTCGGCGCGGCAGCCATGATCCAGCTGACCAACCCCACCTTCCTGGAGCTGCTGTATCGCGATCCCGGCGGACAGAAGATGCTGGTCGGCGCCCTGCTGCTGATGCTGGTCGGCGTCATCGTCATGCGCAAGGTGATCCATATCCGGGTGTGA
- a CDS encoding type II secretion system F family protein has product MTTLQMGFLGLLFVAVFAGAMFVLLLAVPDPLRQRLDSVGAAAPGGARHWLVHFVKLSGPLARLSLPEDGWETSKIRLRFMHAGLRHPSAPLLYFGAKTALAVGLPVLLFLGLSVAGVHYSGTALLLWLLLAAAFGYYLPNAWLNRRIRLRQRDIFESFPDALDLMTVCVEAGLAMDAALARVASEITLKSAVLAEELHLLTLELRAGNSKERALRNLALRTGVEDVDALVAMLIQAERFGTSIAASLRVQSDQLRTKRRQLAEEQAAKIALKLLFPLIFFIFPSLLVVLMGPAFLQIYRVLLPGMAGGN; this is encoded by the coding sequence ATGACTACCTTGCAAATGGGCTTTCTCGGCTTGCTGTTTGTCGCCGTCTTCGCTGGTGCCATGTTCGTGCTGCTGCTGGCCGTGCCCGACCCGCTGCGCCAGCGCCTCGACAGCGTGGGTGCTGCAGCGCCGGGCGGCGCCCGCCACTGGCTGGTGCACTTCGTCAAGCTGAGCGGACCACTGGCGCGCCTGTCCCTGCCCGAAGACGGCTGGGAGACATCGAAAATACGCTTGCGTTTCATGCATGCGGGACTGCGTCACCCATCGGCGCCGCTGCTGTATTTTGGCGCCAAGACGGCCCTCGCCGTGGGCCTGCCCGTGCTGCTGTTCCTGGGCCTGAGCGTGGCAGGCGTGCATTACAGCGGCACTGCCTTGCTGCTGTGGCTGCTACTAGCGGCCGCGTTCGGCTACTACCTGCCGAACGCCTGGCTGAACCGCCGCATCCGCCTGCGCCAGCGCGACATCTTTGAAAGTTTCCCCGATGCGCTGGACCTGATGACGGTGTGCGTGGAAGCGGGCCTGGCCATGGACGCGGCACTGGCGCGGGTGGCATCCGAAATCACGCTGAAAAGCGCCGTGCTGGCCGAAGAACTGCACCTGCTGACCCTGGAGCTGCGCGCCGGCAACTCGAAGGAACGGGCCTTGCGCAACTTGGCCCTGCGCACGGGCGTGGAAGATGTCGATGCCCTCGTCGCCATGCTGATCCAGGCCGAACGCTTCGGCACCAGCATCGCCGCCTCGCTGCGCGTGCAATCGGATCAGCTGCGCACCAAGCGGCGCCAGCTGGCCGAAGAGCAGGCCGCCAAAATTGCCCTGAAGCTGCTGTTCCCGCTGATCTTCTTCATTTTCCCGTCGCTGCTGGTGGTCCTCATGGGGCCCGCTTTCCTGCAAATCTACCGCGTGCTGCTGCCTGGCATGGCCGGGGGCAATTAG
- a CDS encoding vWA domain-containing protein, which yields MKSIRRRTGKQKGQVLIVIGLSMVVLIGAVGLAIDSGLGFIIRSKLNAAVDAASIAAARAVTQGVGEAAQRASAQAAAQKFFAANFPTGYLGATPTFNDPSVTFDAGKVTIDAAATAVVPVTLMRVLGFNLLTVSASAQTIRKDLDLAFVMDTSGSLAPVGATVISSAQLFLSKFNPALDRMALIHFSYGAEVDAPISKVARGFDQAGMKTTIGKYSFDGLTNSAEGVWNGRDQLNSIALANRSSLRVIVFFSDGSPNTISSVFKFKTPADCTTAGSLVTGDGTSTGTPAGLWLINKQGTTAAGKCNQGSNIVKNLDAAALPQWYNAHNPTNLPALQEFPVITATPRSVTNDTSSNAATWININRASRNLLEAMAAKARAEGMYVFTLGLGSELTKANGPAPSDKGEDILKCMANTPDALSRCVKAGAGQPVGIYCHAANSDELKPCFEKLASAILRISM from the coding sequence ATGAAAAGCATACGCAGGCGGACTGGAAAACAAAAGGGACAAGTTCTGATCGTCATCGGCCTGTCGATGGTGGTGCTGATCGGCGCGGTGGGCCTGGCCATCGATTCCGGCCTGGGTTTCATCATCCGCTCCAAGCTCAATGCGGCCGTTGATGCGGCCAGCATCGCCGCCGCGCGCGCCGTCACGCAAGGCGTCGGCGAGGCGGCGCAGCGGGCCAGCGCCCAGGCGGCGGCGCAGAAGTTTTTTGCCGCGAATTTTCCCACCGGCTACCTGGGTGCCACGCCCACCTTCAACGATCCCAGCGTGACCTTTGACGCTGGCAAGGTGACGATCGATGCGGCGGCCACGGCCGTCGTGCCCGTGACACTGATGCGCGTGCTGGGCTTCAATTTGCTGACGGTCAGCGCCTCGGCGCAGACCATCCGCAAGGACCTGGACCTGGCCTTCGTGATGGATACCTCGGGGTCGCTGGCGCCCGTCGGCGCCACCGTCATCAGCAGTGCGCAGCTGTTTCTCAGCAAGTTCAACCCCGCGCTGGACCGCATGGCCCTGATCCATTTTTCCTACGGCGCTGAAGTCGATGCACCGATCAGCAAGGTGGCGCGCGGTTTCGACCAGGCGGGCATGAAGACCACCATTGGCAAGTATTCGTTTGACGGCTTGACGAATTCGGCAGAAGGCGTATGGAACGGGCGCGATCAGCTCAACAGCATCGCCCTGGCCAACCGCTCCAGCCTGCGCGTGATCGTGTTTTTTTCCGACGGTTCGCCCAATACCATTTCCTCCGTCTTCAAGTTCAAGACGCCGGCCGACTGCACCACGGCAGGCTCGCTGGTGACGGGCGACGGCACCAGCACCGGCACGCCGGCTGGCCTGTGGCTGATCAACAAACAGGGCACGACGGCGGCCGGCAAGTGCAACCAGGGTTCGAACATCGTCAAGAACCTTGATGCGGCCGCCTTGCCGCAATGGTATAACGCGCACAATCCCACGAACTTGCCGGCCTTGCAGGAGTTCCCCGTCATCACGGCCACGCCTCGCTCCGTCACCAACGATACCAGCAGCAACGCGGCTACCTGGATCAATATCAACCGGGCTTCGCGCAACCTGCTCGAGGCGATGGCCGCCAAGGCCCGTGCTGAAGGTATGTACGTATTTACCCTCGGACTCGGAAGCGAGCTGACGAAAGCGAATGGACCCGCTCCCAGTGACAAGGGCGAAGATATCCTGAAATGCATGGCCAACACACCGGACGCCTTGTCGCGCTGCGTGAAAGCCGGCGCCGGCCAGCCAGTGGGCATCTATTGTCACGCGGCAAACTCGGATGAGTTGAAACCTTGCTTCGAGAAACTTGCTTCTGCCATTTTGCGTATCAGCATGTAG
- a CDS encoding TadE/TadG family type IV pilus assembly protein codes for MLPPTLSRRVRRQQGVAAVEFALVLPFLLMMAVPVFDLARIVQGDMILTNLSREGANLASRSSQDPQTIMTALAMTTPPLDMARNGSMYISKIMGNGPGKQNVILEHYRWTNGPQQASKVWSCGSWASDGTGKCTSIPSAGSPINDAMSNQLANGEVIYVVEGLYRANILFAGMNLGFGAQTPQLSGNLYAKTIF; via the coding sequence ATGCTACCTCCTACACTTTCCCGGCGCGTGCGGCGTCAGCAGGGCGTGGCCGCCGTGGAGTTCGCCCTGGTGCTGCCCTTCCTGCTGATGATGGCCGTGCCCGTCTTCGACCTGGCGCGCATCGTACAGGGTGACATGATATTGACCAACCTGAGCCGCGAAGGCGCGAACCTGGCGTCGCGCTCGTCGCAGGATCCGCAAACCATCATGACGGCGCTGGCGATGACGACGCCGCCGCTGGACATGGCCAGAAATGGCAGCATGTACATCAGCAAGATCATGGGTAATGGCCCCGGCAAGCAGAACGTCATTCTCGAACATTATCGCTGGACCAACGGACCGCAGCAGGCCAGCAAGGTGTGGAGCTGCGGCAGCTGGGCCAGCGACGGCACGGGCAAGTGCACCAGCATCCCCAGCGCGGGTTCGCCCATCAACGATGCCATGAGCAACCAGCTGGCCAATGGCGAAGTCATTTATGTCGTCGAGGGACTGTATCGCGCCAACATCCTGTTTGCTGGCATGAACCTGGGCTTTGGTGCGCAAACACCCCAGCTGAGCGGCAATCTGTATGCCAAGACCATTTTTTAG
- a CDS encoding TadE family protein, protein MVEFALIAPILFFLIAMIMELGVMFWVNLTMQYAVREGARYSITGQNNLDPASANKQRYEAVLRKINDSSLGLYAMVSPVVVVNGVSQAPSSYNNNMFGAAGDIVVLQVNCTWPVITPAWRLMALLNPKTSTSAPGQYSFSVAATMRNEAF, encoded by the coding sequence ATGGTGGAATTTGCCTTGATCGCCCCCATCCTGTTTTTCCTCATCGCCATGATCATGGAACTGGGGGTCATGTTCTGGGTCAACCTGACGATGCAGTATGCCGTGCGCGAAGGGGCCCGCTACTCGATTACGGGACAAAACAACCTCGATCCCGCCAGCGCCAACAAGCAGCGTTATGAAGCGGTGCTGAGAAAGATCAACGACAGCTCGCTGGGCCTGTATGCGATGGTCAGCCCAGTGGTAGTGGTCAATGGCGTATCGCAAGCGCCTTCCTCGTACAACAACAATATGTTTGGCGCGGCCGGCGATATCGTCGTCTTGCAGGTGAACTGTACCTGGCCCGTCATCACGCCCGCCTGGCGTCTGATGGCCCTGCTCAATCCTAAAACCTCCACCAGCGCGCCCGGCCAGTACTCGTTCAGCGTCGCTGCCACCATGCGTAACGAGGCCTTCTGA